A window of Cryptomeria japonica chromosome 3, Sugi_1.0, whole genome shotgun sequence contains these coding sequences:
- the LOC131068587 gene encoding transcription factor IBH1-like — MNFLFRELYLKRLIPGLKNLQKPTSSSKGDESDNPCSSHNVKLAADVSLALTANRSAWGRALLSRISRDENNRSVLRKILEPKKFRAIMAQRAIYKSRFRLQSRRKLDHMKSHKNSSHCLYRYLCSARFDTVTSSNARVLNRRTRELQRLVPGGKSMGTACLLGETADYISCLKTQVEVLQSLVISLNDDQYESH; from the coding sequence ATGAATTTCTTGTTTAGGGAACTCTATCTCAAGCGCCTTATTCCAGGTCTCAAAAACCTACAGAAACCCACCAGTAGTAGTAAAGGTGATGAATCTGATAACCCATGTTCGAGTCACAATGTCAAGCTGGCAGCAGATGTTTCCCTTGCCCTAACTGCAAACCGCTCAGCCTGGGGCCGCGCCCTTCTTAGCAGAATTTCTAGAGATGAGAATAACAGATCTGTTCTCAGGAAAATTTTGGAGCCCAAGAAATTCCGGGCGATAATGGCACAGAGGGCAATATACAAATCTCGTTTCAGATTGCAGTCCAGGCGAAAACTTGACCACATGAAGAGTCACAAGAATTCGAGTCACTGTTTGTATAGATATTTGTGCTCTGCAAGATTCGATACTGTGACCTCATCGAATGCCCGGGTTCTAAACAGACGTACAAGGGAACTCCAAAGGCTGGTTCCAGGTGGGAAATCAATGGGCACTGCCTGTTTGCTCGGAGAAACAGCGGATTACATCTCATGTCTTAAAACACAGGTAGAAGTCCTACAATCTTTAGTGATTTCTCTCAATGATGATCAATATGAATCCCATTGA